In Deltaproteobacteria bacterium, the genomic stretch AGATTGTGGGTAAGGATCACTGAAGAGTGGGTGAGGGTCTCGAGAAGGTTCCAGCCTTGCTTGCGGGCGGTGGAGAGGATGGTACGGAGAGAAGCGAAGTGCCGTGGGATACTCACCCCATCGACCAGTAACATTTAGAACCCAATCCTTCTTTCTTTCGGCGGGTCCTCGGGCTTCATGAGCTGGCGGATAGCGTCAAACACAATCTTGAACTGTCGGTCGTATCTCTTTTCTAACGCTTCCAGTTTGTCGGCAAGGTCTTTGTGGGTGGAGAGCATTTCTCGGAGCTTCACGAACGCACGCATAATGGCGATGTTGACCGTGATAGCTCTCTCGCTCCTAAGGACGCTCGATAGCATGGCCACGCCTTCCTGGGTAAACACGTAGGGAAGGAACCCGCCCAGATGCCGCCGCGAAGGTATCGCATTTTGCGATACCATAACGTCTACCTCTCTATCGGTCAGCTGAAACATGAAGTCCTCGGGGAACCGCGCCCGATTTCGTTTGACCTGTTCCCGGAGGCGAATGGGCTTCACGCCATAGAGTTCCGCAAGGTCGCTGTCGAGCATGACCTTTTGCTTCCGGATGAGGTAAATCCGACGCTCGATGAAGTCGGGGGATATCAGAGGTAAAGCTCTACGTCAATAGGAGCGCTTTTTTGCTTTTCCATGCGCTTATCAGATGGCATGCTGCCCCCGCTTTAAGATTCCAATTCGGAACCTTAAATAAGGAAACTCACCCGAGCGAGAGGAACGAAAGGCGGGTGAGCGCCATCGAAGCGGAGGGAAAGACGCCGAGCCAAATGGTGCCCACGGCGGCAATCAGGATGGCCACCGCCAATGCTGGTCGTGCGGAGAGTTTCTCCGGCACCTTGTCTCCCTCGTGCATGTACATGCTCACGATAACGCGAACGTAATAGTACGCCGAGATGGCGCTATTCAGCACACCAATGACGGCAAGCCACAGATACCCGGCTTTGACTGCTGCGCTGAAAATGTAGAACTTCCCGACGAATCCTACGAGGGGCGGGATGCCGGTCAGCGACAACATGAACACGGTCATAGCCAGCGCCAAGAGAGGATAACGGAAGCCGAGTCCGGCAAAGTCGGCGAATTCCTCATTGGGCTCGCCTTTGCGTCCGACCGCAATGATGACGCCAAACGCGCCCAGATTCATGAGTCCGTAGGCCACGAGATAGTACATCAACGCGGCACCGCCAAGCTCTTTCCCTGCTACCATCGCCACCAGCAAATATCCGGCATGAGCAATGCTCGAATAGGCCAACATACGTTTAACATTATTCTGGACGAGCGCGGTAATGTTGCCGACGGTCATCGTCAACACGGCTAGGACCCACAAGACCCCTCCCCATTGTCCGTGAATCCCACCCAACGCGTAGAGAAACACCCGCGCAAAGGCCGCGAAGGCTGCCGCCTTCACTCCCACCGCCATGAAAGCGGTGATTGTCGTTGGTGCCCCTTCGTACACATCTGGGGTCCACACATGGAATGGAGCCGCCGCGACTTTGAACCCGAAACCAACGATCAACATCGCCACGCCGATGAGCAAAAGTGTGGACGCGCCATGTTCGTTCACGTGCATGGCGATCTTTCCTAGTTGGACGCTGCCGGTCGCGCCGTAGAGCAAGGCGATACCGTAAAGCAAGAACCCGCTGGCAAACGCGCCGAGCAGAAAGTATTTCAGCGCGGCTTCGTTGGATTGTAGCCGTTGCCGCCAGATGCCGACAAGCACATACACGGCGATCGACATCGTTTCTAAGCCGAGGAAGATATTGATCAGATCGGTCGCGGCAGCCATGACCACCATACCGACAATGGCAAACATAATGAGGGCGTAGTACTCCCCGGCATGAATATCCGAGGTGTGCAGATACTGAATGGACATGAGAAACGTGAGGATTCCCGCCAAGCAGAAGATCAGGTTAAAAAACATGGCATAGGAATCCAGCGCGTAGGAACCGTTGAATGCTGGTTCGTTTCTGCCAAGAAGACAAAAGGAGACAACGGCGGTGATGGCGAGGCCGAGGATGCCTAACCACGCTAGCCGGTGACGTTCCTCGTTTTTCATCCCGAGATCCCAACAGAGCATCAATATCCCGGTGAACGCGGGAATGATCGCAGGCAGTAACGACAGCCAGTTGACTGGGGGCAGCTTGATCATAACAAACGTTTCCAGTTCTTCGATATTTACCGCTCGGCAACGACCTGGATCGGTGGCGGCTCGGCGTGCACCACAGCGGTTTTCCGTTCGACTCGCGCCAAGGTCGCTTCAATGGACTTCTCCATGCGGGTCAGGAACGGTTGCGGGTAGAGGCCCATCAACAGCATGAGCACGAGTAGCGGTACGAAAACGGCGATCTCGCGCGGAGAAAGATCGGTCAGTTTTTTATTCTCTTCGTTCTTCAATTCCCCGAAAATGACCCGTTGATACATCCACAGCATGTACACCGCGCCGAGCACGACGCCGGAAACCGCAAACGCGCCGGCCCACATATTCGCTTTGAAAACGCCAAGCATGATGAGGAACTCGCCGATGAACCCGTTGAGACCGGGGAGACCGATCGACGACAACATCGTCACCAGAAAAATGGACGCATAGACCGGAGTCTGTTTCCATAAACCGCCATACTCGCTGATTAACCGGGTATGGCGACGCTCGTAGACCACGCCGACCAGGAGGAATAACGCGCCAGTAGAAATGCCGTGGTTCAACATCTGATAGACGGAACCGGCAACGCCCTGCACGTTAAAAGCGAACATCCCGAGCATGACGAAACCGAGATGGCTGACCGAAGAATACGCCACGAGTTTCTTCAGATCGGGCTGGACCATGGCAACCAGCGCACCGTAAATAATGCCAATGACAGAGAGCGCCATAATCGTTGGCACCGCAGCATGCGCAGCCTCGGGGAAGAGCGGCAAGGCAAAGCGCAGGAACCCGTAGGTCCCCATTTTCAACAACACGCCAGCCAGAATAACAGAGCCGCCGGTTGGCGCTTCCACATGAGCGTCGGGCAGCCACGTATGGAAGGGGAACAAAGGCACCTTAATAGCGAAAGATAGAGCAAAGGCGGCAAAGAGCCACAACTGCGTCTGTTCCGAGATTTTCAGGTTGTAGAGCTGGAGAAGATCGAAAGTGACGGAGCCATACTGGGCGTTGTGAAGATAGGCAAGATAGAGGATCGCCACCAACATCAACAGACTACCCACCATCGTATAGAGCAGAAACTTGATCGCGGCATAGATGCGCTGCGCGCCACCCCACACGCCAATCAAGAAGTACATAGGAATCAGCATGACTTCCCAAAAGACGTAAAAGAGGAACAGATCGAGCGCGACCAGGGCACCGAGCATGCCGGTCTCCAGCATGAGGAAAAAGAAGAGATACTCTTTCACTCGACGCTGGATATCCCACGACGCCAGCAGCACGACCGGCACCAGAAACGTGGTCAACAACACCAGAAAGAGACTAATTCCATCCACACCGACGTAATAGTGAATGCCGAATTCTGCGATCCACGGGACGCGCTCGACGAACTGAAAATCGGCCTTGCTGCTATCGAAATTCACCAGCAGGCCAAGAGAGATCAGGAACGTGACCAACGCGACGCCCAGGGCAAAACGGCGCGCCAGTTCCTCCTCTTCTTGAGCCATGAAGAGTAATAACACTGCAGCGAGCAGGGGAAGAAAAATAACGGCGCTTACCATAGGTAGTACCCGAGAATTGCCATCGCTCCGATCAAAAACGACAGAGCATAGTTCTGGACATTGCCATTTTGCCAGAGGCGCAACAGCGACCCATTCGCCTGCATCGTGTGCGCGGCACCGTTTACCGTCCCGTCAATCACGATGGCATCCCACACTTGCCATAACCAATTAGAGATGCCGGCGATCGGACGGACGATCACCGCGTCGTAAATTTCGTCGACGTAATACTTATTGAAGAGCAGTTTATGAAAAGCAGAAAGACTGCTCGCCGCGCTCTCGGCAATCGCCGGGTTGAGTACGTACATCACGTAGGCGAGAGCGATGCCGCCAATTCCGACCACCGTTGGCAAGTATTTGACGAGAGACGGAACCTCGGCTTCATGATGTCCACCAAACATCGGACTCAAGAAATGCAGCAGGGGAATATAACCGCCCACCACCGAGAGCACGGCAAGAATGGCGAGAGGAACGGTCATGGACGCAGGAGACTCGTGGATGTGATGTTGGACCTCGTGGCTGGAGCGATTTTCGCCGAAGAAAGTCACGAATAACAGGCGGAACATGTAGAACGCAGTCATGCCCGCGCCGAGCGTTCCCACCAACCACAACGTCGGCGAACCGAGGGGACTGGCATACGCTTCTTCGAGAATCAGGTCTTTGCTAAAAAATCCCGAGAGCCCGGGCACACCGGCAATGGCCAAACAGGCAATGAAGAAGGTCCAGAAGGTCACCGGCATTTTGCTCTTCAGACCACCCATCTTGGTAATGTCTTGTTCGTCGCTCATGCCGTGAATCACGCTGCCCGCGCCGAGGAACAGCAGAGCTTTGAAGAAGGCGTGGGTCATGAGATGGAACACGCCGGCGGTGTAGGCTCCGACACCAAGGGCGAGGAACATGTAGCCGAGCTGACTGACGGTGGAATAGGCGAGCACCTTTTTGATGTCGGTCTGTACAAGTCCGATAGTCGCAGCAAAGAACGCCGTCGCCGCCCCCACCGTGGCCACGACGGAGAGCGCGGTGGGCGACAGCGCATAGAGAAAATTCAGGCGGGCAATCATGTAGATACCGGCAGTCACCATGGTAGCGGCATGAATCAGCGCGCTGACCGGTGTCGGTCCAGCCATAGCGTCCGGCAACCAGACATATAAGGGAATCTGCGCGGACTTCCCTGCCGCTCCGACAAAGAGCAACAGACAGATAATCGTGGCCACATCGGCAGGCACGGCAGCAACATGCTGCTGGATCGTCGAGAAAGAGAGCGTCCACACGCCCGACTCGCCTAGGGTCCAAAACAACAGGAACATCCCGAGCAAAAACCCGGCGTCGCCCACGCGGTTGACGATAAACGCTTTCTTGCCGGCGCTCGCCTTTGCGTCATCGGTGTACCAGAACCCGATGAGTAGATAAGAACAAAGGCCAACACCTTCCCAGCCGACAAACAGCAGAAGGAGATTTTCCCCGAGCACCAGGAGCAGCATGGAGATGGTGAACAGGTTCAAATAGGCGAAGTAGCGCGCGACATCGTGGTCATGCGCCATATACCCGGTCGAATACACATGGATGAGAAAGCCAACCCCGGTGACGACCAGGCTCATCAGCGCCGAGAGTTGATCCATCTGGAGAGCGAAATCGACGTGCAGCGTCCCGGAGGAGATCCAGAGCCACATCGTATCGACCAGCTTTCCTTCGTCCGGCAAGTTCCACAAGGCATGGAGCGATACCAGGAAGGAAAGGAAGACAGCTCCAGGAGAAACGAGATTGACGGCTTTCCGCCCCAGCCGATGCCCCAGGAAGATATTGAACAGGACACCGATGAGAGGAAAGAGCGGGATATAACGGAGATAGGAAACGGACTGCGTAATGGCCTGTGCCGTGGCGTGAGCGTGTTCCATGATTACCAGCGCATCAGATTGAGTTCGTCGGCATTGATCGTTTCTTTGTTGCGGAAGACCACCAAAATGATGGCGAGCCCGACCGCAGCTTCGGCGGCTGCCACCGCCATAACGAAGAAGACGATGAGTTGTCCATCCATCGAGCCCAGATGGCGGGCCAACGCCACGAAGGACAAGTTGACCGCATTCAACATCAGCTCGACTGCCATAAAAATGATGATGGTATTCCGGCGGAGTAAGACCCCCATCACGCCGATGGTAAACAGCATACCGCTGAGAATGAGATGATAGCTAATAGGAGCCATAGTCATTGAGTGATTGAACCATTGAACCATTGAGAGATTGAGCCATGGAATGACCGAGCCATTAGTGAATTTTCCTTGATTTACAATGACTCAATGGCCCGATGACTCAATGATGCAATAGAGTTTCTACCGTTTCGCCAAAACCACCGCGCCCACCGCCGCAACCAGCAGCAAAATCGACGTGACTTCAAAAGGAATAAGAAAATCGGTAAAGAGCTTCTCGCTGAGCGCCAAGACTGTACCGAATCCTTCGGGAAGTGTAGCCGGGGCGTCCGATGTGGAGGACCGGGAGAAAAGAAAGACTAATTCGGCAACGAGTACTGCCCCACCAATCCGCGCCGCGATACGCAAACTTGGCTGCTGATGTTCTTGCGGATCGTTCTGCAGGTTCAGCAGCATGATGACGAAAAGGAACAACACCATGACGGCACCGGCATAGACGAGAATCTGGAACCACCCCAGCATGTGGGCATCGAGGAAGAAAAAATACACGGCCAGCAGACTCATCACCAAGACCAGCGACAGCGCGCTGTACACCGGACTGGGATGGAGAATGACCACCGCAGCAAAGAGCACCAGCGGCACCGCAAGCAGGAAAAACGTGATGAGATCCATAAGTAATTACGCTTGGAAGATGAGAATCACTAACCCGGTAATGAGGACGTTGGCCAAGGCGATAGGAAGCAATCCCTTCCACCCCAGGTTCATCAGTTGGTCGTAACGAAAACGCGGCAGCGTCCAGCGAATCATAATCTGCAACCAGCAGAAGAAAACCAGCTTGGTCACGAAAGCCCCGTGTTGGACTAGCGTCACCAGCAACGAGGGGAGGGGGTAAAAAATATCGCCGGGGAGATGGAGACCGTCTCGCATCAAGAACGGTACCTGCCACCCGCCAAAGAACAACGTGGTGACTAAACCGGCCACCACGATAGATTCGAGAAAATCCACCAGCATGAAGGTGGCTTGTTTTGCCCCTGAGTACTCGGTGAAGTAACCAGAAATCAGTTCGGCTTCGGCCTCGGGCAGATCGAACGGCACCCGCTTACTTTCCGCGATGCCGGCGGCAAAGAAGATGAAGAAGGCCACCGGCTGATAGAAAATCCCCCAACCGGGAATGACTCCGCCGATCATGTGCCCTTGTGCACGGGCGATTTCTTGCAGATCGAGCGTCCCGAACGTCATGATGACGCCAACTAAAGCCAACCCCAGGGCGATTTCGTACGAGATCATCTGCGCCGAAGCGCGAATGCCGCCGAGCAGCGCCCATCGGCTATTGGACGCCCACCCGGCGAGGACAATGCCATACACCCCAAGAGAGACCATACCCAAAATGTAGAGGATGCCGACGTTCAGATTTGCGGCTTGGAGATTGATCTCGCGCTCCCCGATGACCAGGATGTCGCCGAAAGGAATGGCAATGAAGGAAATCAGCGCCGGCACCATAGCCAGCACCGGGGCCAGCCAATGGAGAAATTTGTCGGCGTTCGGTGGAACGAAATCTTCCTTGGTGAAGAGCTTGATCGGATCGGCCACCAGGGTGTTGATAATGCCGATGTTGATCGGCAATTTACCCAGAATCGCGGCACGGTTCGCACCGATGCGGTCCTGGAGAATGGCGCTGCCTTTGCGCTCGACCCAGAGCAGCAGTCCTCCCAAATTCATAATATTGGCGAGGATAAAAACGGTAAGACTGGCGGAGATGACAATATCGATCATACACGCATCGTCGCAGCCACACGGTGGCTTGTTCTGTCTCTATTCTTGGGCCGAGAGCTCGTCGAGCAACTGCAGCACGCCCTCGGGGGTCAAGTTTTCGTGATAATCATCGTTGATCTGGGCAACCGGGGCCGTCCCGCACGACCCGAGACATTCCACTTCGCTCAAGGTGAATTTGCCGTCTGCAGTCGTCTGCCCCAAACCAATGCCAAGTTTTCTCTCGATGCACTCGATAATGTGTTCGGCACCAAGCAGCGTACAGGAAAGATTGGCGCACACCTGGAGGTGATACTGCCCCACCGGCTCCTTGTTGTACATGGTGTAGAAGGAGGCGACGGCACCGACATACGCAGGCGAGAGCCCAAGCAATTGGCCGACGTATTCCATCGCGTCCGGGCTCAGGTAGCCGAATTCCTTCTGCGCCAACCAGAACGTGGACATGATCGCCGCCCGTTTCGTCGGATAGTGCGTGAGCACCTCT encodes the following:
- a CDS encoding ORF6N domain-containing protein; this translates as MISPDFIERRIYLIRKQKVMLDSDLAELYGVKPIRLREQVKRNRARFPEDFMFQLTDREVDVMVSQNAIPSRRHLGGFLPYVFTQEGVAMLSSVLRSERAITVNIAIMRAFVKLREMLSTHKDLADKLEALEKRYDRQFKIVFDAIRQLMKPEDPPKERRIGF
- a CDS encoding NADH-quinone oxidoreductase subunit N, translating into MIKLPPVNWLSLLPAIIPAFTGILMLCWDLGMKNEERHRLAWLGILGLAITAVVSFCLLGRNEPAFNGSYALDSYAMFFNLIFCLAGILTFLMSIQYLHTSDIHAGEYYALIMFAIVGMVVMAAATDLINIFLGLETMSIAVYVLVGIWRQRLQSNEAALKYFLLGAFASGFLLYGIALLYGATGSVQLGKIAMHVNEHGASTLLLIGVAMLIVGFGFKVAAAPFHVWTPDVYEGAPTTITAFMAVGVKAAAFAAFARVFLYALGGIHGQWGGVLWVLAVLTMTVGNITALVQNNVKRMLAYSSIAHAGYLLVAMVAGKELGGAALMYYLVAYGLMNLGAFGVIIAVGRKGEPNEEFADFAGLGFRYPLLALAMTVFMLSLTGIPPLVGFVGKFYIFSAAVKAGYLWLAVIGVLNSAISAYYYVRVIVSMYMHEGDKVPEKLSARPALAVAILIAAVGTIWLGVFPSASMALTRLSFLSLG
- a CDS encoding NADH-quinone oxidoreductase subunit M, with the protein product MVSAVIFLPLLAAVLLLFMAQEEEELARRFALGVALVTFLISLGLLVNFDSSKADFQFVERVPWIAEFGIHYYVGVDGISLFLVLLTTFLVPVVLLASWDIQRRVKEYLFFFLMLETGMLGALVALDLFLFYVFWEVMLIPMYFLIGVWGGAQRIYAAIKFLLYTMVGSLLMLVAILYLAYLHNAQYGSVTFDLLQLYNLKISEQTQLWLFAAFALSFAIKVPLFPFHTWLPDAHVEAPTGGSVILAGVLLKMGTYGFLRFALPLFPEAAHAAVPTIMALSVIGIIYGALVAMVQPDLKKLVAYSSVSHLGFVMLGMFAFNVQGVAGSVYQMLNHGISTGALFLLVGVVYERRHTRLISEYGGLWKQTPVYASIFLVTMLSSIGLPGLNGFIGEFLIMLGVFKANMWAGAFAVSGVVLGAVYMLWMYQRVIFGELKNEENKKLTDLSPREIAVFVPLLVLMLLMGLYPQPFLTRMEKSIEATLARVERKTAVVHAEPPPIQVVAER
- the nuoL gene encoding NADH-quinone oxidoreductase subunit L, which codes for MEHAHATAQAITQSVSYLRYIPLFPLIGVLFNIFLGHRLGRKAVNLVSPGAVFLSFLVSLHALWNLPDEGKLVDTMWLWISSGTLHVDFALQMDQLSALMSLVVTGVGFLIHVYSTGYMAHDHDVARYFAYLNLFTISMLLLVLGENLLLLFVGWEGVGLCSYLLIGFWYTDDAKASAGKKAFIVNRVGDAGFLLGMFLLFWTLGESGVWTLSFSTIQQHVAAVPADVATIICLLLFVGAAGKSAQIPLYVWLPDAMAGPTPVSALIHAATMVTAGIYMIARLNFLYALSPTALSVVATVGAATAFFAATIGLVQTDIKKVLAYSTVSQLGYMFLALGVGAYTAGVFHLMTHAFFKALLFLGAGSVIHGMSDEQDITKMGGLKSKMPVTFWTFFIACLAIAGVPGLSGFFSKDLILEEAYASPLGSPTLWLVGTLGAGMTAFYMFRLLFVTFFGENRSSHEVQHHIHESPASMTVPLAILAVLSVVGGYIPLLHFLSPMFGGHHEAEVPSLVKYLPTVVGIGGIALAYVMYVLNPAIAESAASSLSAFHKLLFNKYYVDEIYDAVIVRPIAGISNWLWQVWDAIVIDGTVNGAAHTMQANGSLLRLWQNGNVQNYALSFLIGAMAILGYYLW
- the nuoK gene encoding NADH-quinone oxidoreductase subunit NuoK encodes the protein MAPISYHLILSGMLFTIGVMGVLLRRNTIIIFMAVELMLNAVNLSFVALARHLGSMDGQLIVFFVMAVAAAEAAVGLAIILVVFRNKETINADELNLMRW
- a CDS encoding NADH-quinone oxidoreductase subunit J gives rise to the protein MDLITFFLLAVPLVLFAAVVILHPSPVYSALSLVLVMSLLAVYFFFLDAHMLGWFQILVYAGAVMVLFLFVIMLLNLQNDPQEHQQPSLRIAARIGGAVLVAELVFLFSRSSTSDAPATLPEGFGTVLALSEKLFTDFLIPFEVTSILLLVAAVGAVVLAKR
- a CDS encoding NADH-quinone oxidoreductase subunit H, with the translated sequence MIDIVISASLTVFILANIMNLGGLLLWVERKGSAILQDRIGANRAAILGKLPINIGIINTLVADPIKLFTKEDFVPPNADKFLHWLAPVLAMVPALISFIAIPFGDILVIGEREINLQAANLNVGILYILGMVSLGVYGIVLAGWASNSRWALLGGIRASAQMISYEIALGLALVGVIMTFGTLDLQEIARAQGHMIGGVIPGWGIFYQPVAFFIFFAAGIAESKRVPFDLPEAEAELISGYFTEYSGAKQATFMLVDFLESIVVAGLVTTLFFGGWQVPFLMRDGLHLPGDIFYPLPSLLVTLVQHGAFVTKLVFFCWLQIMIRWTLPRFRYDQLMNLGWKGLLPIALANVLITGLVILIFQA
- the nuoE gene encoding NADH-quinone oxidoreductase subunit NuoE, with the translated sequence MSVQFSEETYKQFEEVLTHYPTKRAAIMSTFWLAQKEFGYLSPDAMEYVGQLLGLSPAYVGAVASFYTMYNKEPVGQYHLQVCANLSCTLLGAEHIIECIERKLGIGLGQTTADGKFTLSEVECLGSCGTAPVAQINDDYHENLTPEGVLQLLDELSAQE